One Bythopirellula goksoeyrii genomic window, CTGCTAAGCCAGTTTGCTGGAGGGTAGGAGGCGTTTGGCCAAAGCTCGGTAAACGTAGCTTGAAATGTACGTTTCGAGGGTTGTTGTTTTGTTCCCGTCAAATGGAGTCGTGTTCGCACTTAGGTTTTGTAACGGTCGTGAATGCACTAGCAAAAACGCCAAACGTGTTGAAGGGTTCGCTCTCACGGCAACGAGTCACCCGCCGCAACTGTCATAAACAATCACCGCCTCGCATTGCGGTTTATATCTACAGACAAAGTTACCATTGCCTGGCGAGTGTTCCACTTTCGCTTTGCACTTGCTTCTTGACCGAGCAGCTTTGAGCTATTTCCCAAGCTCTTTTTCGCTTAGAATTCGACAGTCGCAAACCAGCTACTCACGCTACTGGAGTCACAGTTGTTCGCGACCAAATTGCTTTCTATCCAAGCCAACGAAGTGACGAGTAAGCCATGGGAAATCGAAAGAAGCCTAAGGGAGAAGAAGCAGACGCAATCAATGCGTATCGAGACGAGTACAAAGATATGATGGCGGATATCATCGCTCGTGACCAAAACGAGGCAAAACCTCCTACGACTCTTGACTACGTGCTGACATTGGCATTTGTTATTAACGACGAGAATTGCCCATTCAACTGGCACGTTAAGAACGGCTCCCCGCTTTCCAAGGAGTTCATCGCAGACCTTTTTGGTGCGGACGAGTGGGACGTCAGAGACGCTCTCTATAGACATAGCGGAACGCTTGGCCTGGTGGCCCCTCCTATTCAAGGACCGAAGACACTCAAAGAGGCTAAAAAACGATTAGAGATAAAGTTCGACATGGAACCTGCTTTGACTGGAGCAAGGGAGTTTGAGTCCATTAACGAAATGCGGGGCAAGCTAGAACTTGACGCTTTGCTAATGTTGCTCAATTCAGGAGACAAGGAGAAGACAAAAGTCATTGATGAGATGCAGAAGCATCACGAAGCAATCGGGAAAGTGGCTACCGCAGTGTCATCTTACTTGCACGGCGGCACACCGGAAGACCGAAGAAGGAACTTGGTACAACCGCTTTATTACGCGCCGAGAATCGGCCAGTACGCCGAAGACTTCTGGCTTCACGATAGAGATTTCCACATTGCAGCTTCGGTAGGCGTGGGCATGAACGTCAATGCCGGCATCCTAAGCATCTTGTTGGAGCGTATTCGTCTCACTGGTTCTAATCGTGCCACTATCATCGAGCGGATACCGAGGTCACACGAGCAGCATGAGGCTATCATCGAAGCAGTCATAGCTGGTTCTCGCAGTGGAATCGAAAAGGCGGTGAAAGCGCACTTCGATTCTTCAAATACAGATTTTGGATTTTGCGTGTGAAGAAGAGGGGCAAGTCGGAAAAAGAACCTTCACTAGAACAAAAAAAAGGCACCTGTTTGCAACCGGTAGCGATGAGGACATCGCTCTGGCAAACAGAACAGATGCCCCCGTCTCGCACGCCAAGCAATGGGAAACGTCAACTTTCCCAAGGCTTGAACCTGGCCTCCACAGTAGGGTGCTAAAGCCTACTATTTCGACCCGCTAAGACGTACGCTCGGTTGTCGGCAGAATGCCGGTAAAACGTCGTATCAGACTCACCCATATGTGTGCTGAGATAGAGCGTGATGAAGAGATTCTACTACCACATTACGCGATAAAGTACCAAACTACGTATTGCGTCGATGCAATATCGCATTGTCGCAACGATGCGTGTAAGCATTTGTTCTATAAGGATTTACGTTGATTGCTGTTCGCCAGACTATATGCTCACAACTATGCCTTCGGGCATAGCAGAAGGCCACGTCAACCGGCCTATTGCGAAACACCTTGCAGGGCTTGCTAAAACCCTGCGTGACGCGAACAAGAGTGATTCAGCGGTCGTGTTTGTCATCGAGGTGAACAACGACCTCAGCAAAGGATTGTAGAACCAGCATCGGTAGCAGGACGCGACATCGCCTAACGCTTACGCAGAATTAGAATTTACATA contains:
- a CDS encoding FCD domain-containing protein; this translates as MGNRKKPKGEEADAINAYRDEYKDMMADIIARDQNEAKPPTTLDYVLTLAFVINDENCPFNWHVKNGSPLSKEFIADLFGADEWDVRDALYRHSGTLGLVAPPIQGPKTLKEAKKRLEIKFDMEPALTGAREFESINEMRGKLELDALLMLLNSGDKEKTKVIDEMQKHHEAIGKVATAVSSYLHGGTPEDRRRNLVQPLYYAPRIGQYAEDFWLHDRDFHIAASVGVGMNVNAGILSILLERIRLTGSNRATIIERIPRSHEQHEAIIEAVIAGSRSGIEKAVKAHFDSSNTDFGFCV